A region of the Actinomycetota bacterium genome:
GTCGTCGAAGCTCTCGCCCGCCGCGTCGTCGAACAAAGGGCCGTCCTCGTCCATCGGCGGGACCACAACCGGGGCCTGCGCGCCGGGGGGCGAGCTCTGGGCCCAGTCGCGGCCCTCGAAGCCTGTCGCGATGACCGTGATGCGAACCCGGTCGCCCAGTGCGTCGTCGATGACCGCACCCGGGATGATCCGGGCGTCGGGGTGTGCCGACCCGGTGAGGATCTGCGCCGCCTCGTTCACCTCGAGCAACTTCAGGGTCGAGCCGCCGGAGATGTTGAGCAGCACGTTGCGCGCCCCGTCGATGGACGACTCCAGAAGCGGCGACGAGATTGCGCGTCGGGCTGCCTCGGCACAGCGGTTCTCGCCGGACGCCTCCCCGATGCCCATCAGCGCCGACCCCGTTCCGCGCATGACC
Encoded here:
- a CDS encoding cell division protein FtsZ encodes the protein LEAFKHADEVLLQGVQGITDLITTPGLINLDFADVRAVMRGTGSALMGIGEASGENRCAEAARRAISSPLLESSIDGARNVLLNISGGSTLKLLEVNEAAQILTGSAHPDARIIPGAVIDDALGDRVRITVIATGFEGRDWAQSSPPGAQAPVVVPPMDEDGPLFDDAAGESFDDELDIPDFLQRA